A section of the Rhodospirillaceae bacterium genome encodes:
- a CDS encoding radical SAM protein has protein sequence HYRDTYGVDEIHFWDDNFFINKKRVKKLLKALVENFPDMSFQVPSGSEVNAIDDEVIELLSQAGFTKLFMAIESLNPDIQEDVIDKHVDLARVPDIVEKLRVKGIISEGSFMVGFPGESKAQIDHTFDTASKLGLDRISVSIVNPLPGTPLYDECIEKDLVYDDFDPQNVRWSTENIKMEEVDRGYISKRRREVWESYMKDKIDITKYETQNIVTDYDRDE, from the coding sequence ACATTATCGGGATACCTATGGCGTGGATGAAATTCATTTTTGGGACGATAATTTCTTTATAAATAAGAAGCGGGTGAAGAAGCTGTTAAAGGCTTTGGTCGAAAATTTTCCAGACATGAGCTTTCAAGTGCCCAGTGGATCAGAAGTCAATGCGATTGATGACGAAGTAATAGAACTCTTATCGCAGGCTGGATTTACAAAGTTATTTATGGCGATAGAAAGCCTAAACCCCGATATTCAGGAAGACGTCATCGACAAGCACGTCGACCTAGCTAGAGTTCCGGATATCGTCGAGAAACTTCGCGTAAAGGGGATCATCTCGGAAGGGTCATTTATGGTTGGATTCCCTGGCGAATCTAAAGCGCAGATTGACCATACGTTCGATACGGCCTCAAAATTGGGTTTAGACAGAATTTCAGTCAGCATCGTTAATCCACTTCCAGGGACGCCATTATACGACGAATGCATTGAAAAAGACCTTGTGTATGATGACTTCGACCCGCAGAACGTCCGCTGGTCGACCGAGAACATTAAAATGGAAGAAGTCGATCGCGGGTATATTTCGAAACGCCGCCGAGAGGTTTGGGAATCGTATATGAAAGATAAGATTGATATTACTAAATACGAAACCCAGAATATCGTTACAGATTATGATCGGGACGAATAG